The DNA segment ACCAAGAATCGGAGTCCAGGTCGAATTCAGATAAATGTGACAGGTACCGCACGATGCTGATCCGCCGCAGGTTCCGGCCACATCAAAGTCTTCGCTCAATACCTGCATTAGATTGCTACCTGATTCGACCTCGATTGACTGTGATTCCCCTTCACGAGTTTTAACCTGAATTTCCATTGGCTGTGTCCAAGTTGCTTTATGCATTGACTTTGTCAATATTCAA comes from the Microbulbifer sp. MI-G genome and includes:
- a CDS encoding 2Fe-2S iron-sulfur cluster-binding protein, coding for MEIQVKTREGESQSIEVESGSNLMQVLSEDFDVAGTCGGSASCGTCHIYLNSTWTPILGEQTEDESYMLEALADMVEVRPGSRLACQITLCEEHCGLQLELAPEV